The nucleotide sequence GCGCCGCATCGTGGGGCGTTGGAGCAACGTGCTGCACCGGATTATGGATACGGATTGGTTTTGCTCGAAGGCGAAACGGAACTACGGCGGGTGGACCAACCCACGGAAGCCCAGCGCCGGATCGACTCGCGGGAGCGCTTGCGGCTGGAGGGAATCGGCCAGCCGGCGAGTTTGCAGGTGGTGACCCTTTACCACGGTGCGGCGGCGGTTTCGATGCGCCGCTACTTCAATGGCTCCACCCCCGAGCAGATCAGCCAATCCTATCAGGAATACTACGCGAATATCTACCCGGACGCCACCATCGATGGGCCGCCTACGCTGCAGGATATGCCGGATGGCTCCCTGCAGGTGGTCGAGTCGTATACGATCCGGGAGCCCTGGGTCTGGATCGCCGAGTCGTCGACGTGGCGGATGGAGACGTTTGCCCTGCTCACGAATTCCTATTTGCCCGACGGCTTGAGCGCCACCCGGCGCACGCCCCGGAGTTTGGAACATCCGGTGCAGGCACGTTTGGAGCAAGTGGTGGAACTGCCGGACGCGTGGGACCTCGAATTGCCGAACGTGGAGATCGATTCCGATGTATTCAATTATCAGCGACAATCACATGGTGGCGGCACGAATCGGCTGACCATCGTGCACACCTATGCCTCCAAAACCTCGCACGTGCGGCCTCGAGACATGCCCACCTACGTGCGCGATATCGCGGCCGCGAGGGAGTTGCTGGGCATGGAGTTGACCAAGCCGCAAACCGACGCGGGCTCGATCGAGGAACCGCCCTTTGCGCCGAACCTGCTCATGTTTTTGATCGCCATCGGCGGCTTCAGCGGGGCCCTGGTCGCGCTCGTTTGGTGGGTGCGGCACCAGCACCGCCGGCCGCCGCCACTCGGGGCCGGGCCGTCGGCGAAGTTAACCGGACTCGGTGGCTGGCTTATTTTGCCGGCGCTCGGGCTGGTGTTCTTTCCGTTTCGACTGATCGCGACCTTGGTCACGGACCTGGCGGCGGCGTTTGACCAAAACGTGTGGGTGGCCCTGACCACGCCGGGAATCGAAACGAGTAACATGGCGTTGGCCGGGCTCATTCTCGGCGAGGTTTTGGCCAACGTGGTTTGGACCGCGTTGGTGCTGGTGACCTTGGTGATGTTCTTCCGTCGCGATCGCTGCCTGCCCACGCTCATGCGCGCAGTTATCATCTACGGGCTGGTCGTCGTGATTTTGGACACGGTGGCTCTCGATAGGTTGGACCTGCTGGAAGCGGAGGAAAAAGCGCTCTCCGTTGGCCAGGTCATTCGGCAGGTCTTGGCGGCGGCAATCTGGGTGCCCTATTTCAGCGTTTCCCAGCGAGTCCGGAATACATTCGTGCGATAATCCGCGGAGACCGTTTCCGACTGTCCTCGTCGGAAAGCTCCCGGTATCCAGAGATGCGGCGCGGTTTTCATTGGGCATCCGGTGGAATTAATGATGGAAAGAAGCTAAACTTCCGCTTGATCGGTCCGTTTGCCGCCGTTTATTTTCCTGAGCTTTTGTCCCGCTAAATCCGACTTATGAATATCAAAGCCTATCTCAAACCACAGTGCGGTTGGTCCCACGGCGTGCGCGCCATCATGGCCAAGTATGACCTCCCTTTTGAGGACATCGACATCATCAATAATCGCGATAATTACGCCGAAATGGTGCAAAAATCGGGTCAACCTCTCTCACCCTGCGTCGAGATCGACGGCGTCATGTTGGCCGATGTTTCCGGTGAAGAGGTCGAAAACTACATGATTTCGAACGACTTGGTGAAACCGACCGACACCGAAGCCGATGCGGTGACCAACGCCGGCTGTTCCGACGAGGAACACGCCAAGATGGCCGCCAAAACGATCCGCTTCTTCTAAGCGCGACCGCGTCCCCAGCACTCGTCCAGGGCCGGATCTCGCACACGCGTGACCGGCCTTTTTTTCGCTCCGCCGCCGATCAAATCCGACTCGGCCCGGCTTCTGCTCCCTCTCCCCCTTTCAGAACTCGTTCCCACGACCCGACTTTCCATATGGCCAAATTGATCCCGTCTCCCCTTTACCACCCCGACCAAGAGCACGATGCCTGTGGTGTCGGCCTGATCGCCAGAATGACGGGCGAACGCAGCCATGATGTGATTAACCGGGCGGTGGCCGCGCTCAAGGCGCTGGCCCATCGAGGGGCCATCGACGCCGATGCAGTGACCGGCGACGGCGCGGGCTTGTTGACCCAGATCCCCGTTGAGCTTCTTCGCGAGCACCTCGAACAGCGCGGAAAGAACCTTTTTCACGACAACGACCTCGGCGTCGGCATGGTGTTTCTGCCGCGCGAAGACGAATACGCCCAGGCTCATTGCAAGAAGATCGTGCGCGAGGCCGTCGAGGCCGAAGGCCTGCTGTGGCTCTGTTGGCGTGATGTGCCCACCAACGACTCCTGTCTCGGCCGCAAGGCCCTGGATACCCAGCCCCTGATCGCCCAGGCTTTGGTGGCTCGCACCGAGGAGATTGAGGAAGACGAGTTCGAGCGTCGCTTGTTCCTCGCTCAAAAGACCATCGAGCGCCGGGTCGTGGAAGAGAAGATCGAGGGCGTCGACTTCAACCCCATGGCCGACAAGACCGACGGGTTCTACATCTGCTCCTTCTCGTCGCGCACCATTGTCTACAAGGGCATGCTCACGCCGCAGCAGTTGCGGAAGTATTTCACCGATCTCAAGTCGCCCAAGTTCACCTCGGCGTTCGCGATCTTCCACCAGCGCTACTCGACGAACACCTTCCCCATGTGGCACCTCGCGCACCCGTTTCGCATGGTGGCGCACAACGGTGAGATCAACACCATCCGCGGTAACCGCAACTTGATGCGCGCCCGCGAACGCTCCCCCTACCACGGCGTGTGGGGCGACCGTTATTCCGACCTCAAGCCGCTCGTGCAGCCCAACGGCAGCGACTCGGCCACCTTCGACAACGCCCTCCAGCTCATCACGCTTGGCGGTCGCAACCCGCTTCACGCCGCCATGATGATGATGCCGCCGGCTTGGGAGCACGACGACGATCTCAGCGACGAGGCCAAGGCGTTTTTCCGTTACCACGCGACCATGATGGAGCCTTGGGATGGTCCGGCGGCGGTGGCCTTCACCGATGGCAAGATCATTGGCGCGACCCTCGACCGCAACGGCTTGCGCCCGGCGCGTTACAAGATTTACGACGACGGCTATGTCATCCTCGCCTCCGAGGCGGGCCTCGTTTTCGACTTTCCGGGCAAGGTCGTGGAAGCCGGCCGCCTCGGACCCGGCCGCATGATCGCCGTCGATCTCACCCAGCAACGTTTCCTGCACGACGACGAGATCAAAGCCGAGTTTACCTCCACCCCGCGCTTTCTGGAGTGGTGCAAAGACCACCTCGTCAACATCGAGGACGCGGCGGGCGCAGCGCCCTCCGAGGAGTCCGCCACCACCGCCACCCTCGCCCAGCAGATCGCCTTTGGCTACGAATCCGACGAACGCGAGTTGGTGTTGCAACCTCTGGCCGAGGGCAAGGAGCCGACCGGTTCCATGGGTGAGGACACGCCCCTGGCGGTGCTCTCCCGTCGCCCGCGTCTGCTCTACAACTATTTCAAACAGCTGTTCGCGCAGGTCACCAACCCGCCCATCGACTCGATCCGCGAAAAGGCGGTCATGTCACTCTCGATGTTCCTCGGCGGCCGTCTCGGCCTCTTCGAAGAACTGCCCAAGACGGCAGGCCTGGTGGAACTCAAATCCCCCATTCTGTTCGACCACCAGGTCGCTGCCCTCGACGGCATTGATTTCCTCAAGGATCGCGTCGTGCGCTTGTCGGTCTTGTTCGATGCGAGCGCGGGCCCGGAAGGACTCGAGCCCGCGGTCAAAGCCCTCACGGCCGCCGCCGAAAAGGCCTACAAGGAAAAGCGCGCCAAGATTATCATCCTGTCCGACAAGGGCGTGTCCGCCGATCAGGCCGCCATCCCGATGTTGCTCGCCGTTGGAGCGGTTCACCAGCGCCTCATCCGCATCGGCGGCCGCGTGCGCTGCGACCTCGTGGCCGAAACCGGCGAAGCCCGCGAAGTGCACCAAATCGCCTGCTTGCTCGGCATGGGCGTCAACGCCGTCAATCCCTACCTGGCCTTCGACATTGTCAGCCAGTTTGCCACCGCCGGTGAAGCCGGGGAGGGCACCACGCCGGCGCAAGCCCGCCTTAATTACGAGACCGCCATCTGCGCCGGTCTGCGCAAGATCATGGCCAAGATGGGCATCTCGACCCTCTTCAGCTACCGGGGGGCGCAGATGTTCGAAGCGCTCGGCGTTTCCCACAAACTCATCGAAGAATGTTTCTTCGGCGTGCCGTCGCCCATCGGCGGCATCGACTACCTCCAGGTCGCCGAAGCGACGCTCGTGCGTCACGCCAACGCCTTCCCCCAACTCGACGCGGCCGATCCCGACAACGTCGGCGAAGACACCGCGCTCGCGCTCAAGCCCGAGGGTTACTACCGCGTCAACAAGCGCGGCGAAGGCGAATACCACGCGTGGAGCCCGAAGCTCATCGCTTCGATGAACAAGTTCAACCGCAAGGGCGACTTCGAGGCCTTCCAACCGTGGAAGGAACAGGCCGACGACCATCAACCCGTTGCGCTCAAGGATTTGCTCAAAATCCGCTTTCCCGAGGAAGGCATCGAGCTCGACGAAGTCGAAGGCATCGAAGACATCCGCAAGCGGTTCACCACCGCCGGCATGTCCATGGGCGCACTTTCGCCCGAGGCTCACGAAGCCCTCGCCATCGCGATGAACCGCATCGGCGGCAAGTCCAACTCCGGTGAAGGCGGCGAAGATCCCGAGCGCTACTCGGTGCGCGAGAACGGCGACAACGCCAGCTCCGCCATCAAGCAGGTCGCTTCCGGCCGTTTCGGTGTCACCGCCGAATACCTCGCCAACGCCAAGGAAATCGAGATCAAGATGGCTCAGGGCGCCAAGCCCGGTGAGGGCGGCCAGCTACCCGGTCACAAGGTTTCCAAGATGATCGCCACGCTGCGGTTCTCCATTCCGGGCGTGACCCTCATCTCGCCGCCGCCGCATCACGACATCTACTCGATCGAGGATCTGGCGCAGCTCATCTTCGACCTCAAAGAGGTCAACCCGCGCGCCAAGGTCTGCGTGAAGCTCGTCTCGTCGTCCGGCGTCGGCACCGTCGCCGCCGGTGTGGCCAAGGCCTACGCCGACGTCGTGCTCGTTTCCGGTCATGACGGTGGCACCGGTGCATCGCCGCTCGCTTCCATCAAGAACGCCGGCTCGGCGTGGGAAATCGGCGTCGCCGAAGCCCACCAGGTGCTCATGATGAATGGCCTGCGCGGTCGCGTCACGCTGCGCACCGACGGCGGCATGAAGACCGGTCGTGACATCGTCATCGCCGCACTCCTTGGTGCCGAAGAGTTCAACTTCGGCACCGCCGCACTCATCGCCGCGGGTTGCGCGATGTTCCGTGTTTGCCATTTGAATACATGTCCGGTCGGCGTGGCCACCCAACGCGAAGACCTGCGCGCCAAGTTCCGCGGCAAGCCCGAGAACGTCATCAACTTCTTCAACGCCGTCGCCGAAGACGTGCGCCTCTATCTCGCCAAGCTCGGAGCCAAGTCGATCAACGACATCATCGGTCGCGTCGAACTGCTCGAGCAAATTGACGACCCCGTCAACCCGAAGACCAAGCTCATCAACCTCGGTGGTCTCTTGCATAACCCCGATCCTTCGGGCGAAGCCGAGCGCTACCACACCCGCGCCCGCAACGAACGTTTCGGCGGCGAAGGTTCGCTCGACGAAGCCATTCTGCAGGAAGCGCGCGACGTCATCCTCGGCAAGTCGGCTCGTCTCGTCGCGCGTTACAAGGTCACCAACGTCAATCGCGACATCGGCACGCACCTCTCCGGCCAGATCGCCTACCAAAAGGGCAACGCCGGACTGCCGCCCGGCACGATCGACCTGACCTTCACCGGTTCGGCCGGCCAGTCGTTTGGCACCTTCCTCGTCAACGGTCTGCGCATCACGCTCAACGGCGAAGCCAACGATTACGTCGGCAAGGGCATGAACGGCGGCGAGATCATCATCCGTCCGCGCGAGACCTCCTCCTTCGCCTGGCACGAGCAATCCATCGCGGGCAACACCTGCCTCTATGGCGCGACCGGCGGGCACCTCTTCGCGGCGGGCCGCGCGGGCGAGCGCTTCGGCGTGCGCAACTCCGGTGCGACCGCGGTCGTCGAAGGCGTGGGCGACCACGGCTGCGAATACATGACCGGCGGCCTCATCGTCGTGCTCGGACCGACGGGCAAAAACTTCGGCGCCGGCATGAGCGGCGGCCTCGGCTTCATTTACGACGAAGCGGGTGATTTCGATCAAAAGATCAATCCCGCGATGATCGAAGCCGAACGCCTGTCCGACGAAGAAGAAATCGCCAGCCTCGCGCAACT is from Synoicihabitans lomoniglobus and encodes:
- a CDS encoding DUF3857 domain-containing protein gives rise to the protein MIPARVLALGLLLMSSELLSIAADVTLAPAPDWVVVAHPDFENAGTTSAAARERDADYLLYDRQVDVQAQEDYFRVAMKVMSEGGLQEAGRWSATYDPEYQTVTFHRIDVHRGGEVMDRLAEAEFRYLEQETESSMHLYNGKVTALTLLPDLRVGDVVDVAYTVTGRNPVFGGHYFDSFSLGWGQPVSDLRSRVRAPADLRLRYRQEGEGGEEPTMTFADGFQMYAWHLKAVPTYVYEEGTPAWYSTYPWAELSAFETWSGVVEWALPLYAAANDAPVPALRAEVAQALDPEILLPRENGVPLQSQPADLATRKDRVAALLDYVQREIRYLGIELGVSSHRPHPPEETFARRFGDCKDKALLLVQLLRSQGIEAAPVLVNTMVGEKLGDRLPSPSAFNHVIVGVRLDGAWHWLDPTMAPHRGALEQRAAPDYGYGLVLLEGETELRRVDQPTEAQRRIDSRERLRLEGIGQPASLQVVTLYHGAAAVSMRRYFNGSTPEQISQSYQEYYANIYPDATIDGPPTLQDMPDGSLQVVESYTIREPWVWIAESSTWRMETFALLTNSYLPDGLSATRRTPRSLEHPVQARLEQVVELPDAWDLELPNVEIDSDVFNYQRQSHGGGTNRLTIVHTYASKTSHVRPRDMPTYVRDIAAARELLGMELTKPQTDAGSIEEPPFAPNLLMFLIAIGGFSGALVALVWWVRHQHRRPPPLGAGPSAKLTGLGGWLILPALGLVFFPFRLIATLVTDLAAAFDQNVWVALTTPGIETSNMALAGLILGEVLANVVWTALVLVTLVMFFRRDRCLPTLMRAVIIYGLVVVILDTVALDRLDLLEAEEKALSVGQVIRQVLAAAIWVPYFSVSQRVRNTFVR
- a CDS encoding glutaredoxin family protein, which produces MNIKAYLKPQCGWSHGVRAIMAKYDLPFEDIDIINNRDNYAEMVQKSGQPLSPCVEIDGVMLADVSGEEVENYMISNDLVKPTDTEADAVTNAGCSDEEHAKMAAKTIRFF
- the gltB gene encoding glutamate synthase large subunit — protein: MAKLIPSPLYHPDQEHDACGVGLIARMTGERSHDVINRAVAALKALAHRGAIDADAVTGDGAGLLTQIPVELLREHLEQRGKNLFHDNDLGVGMVFLPREDEYAQAHCKKIVREAVEAEGLLWLCWRDVPTNDSCLGRKALDTQPLIAQALVARTEEIEEDEFERRLFLAQKTIERRVVEEKIEGVDFNPMADKTDGFYICSFSSRTIVYKGMLTPQQLRKYFTDLKSPKFTSAFAIFHQRYSTNTFPMWHLAHPFRMVAHNGEINTIRGNRNLMRARERSPYHGVWGDRYSDLKPLVQPNGSDSATFDNALQLITLGGRNPLHAAMMMMPPAWEHDDDLSDEAKAFFRYHATMMEPWDGPAAVAFTDGKIIGATLDRNGLRPARYKIYDDGYVILASEAGLVFDFPGKVVEAGRLGPGRMIAVDLTQQRFLHDDEIKAEFTSTPRFLEWCKDHLVNIEDAAGAAPSEESATTATLAQQIAFGYESDERELVLQPLAEGKEPTGSMGEDTPLAVLSRRPRLLYNYFKQLFAQVTNPPIDSIREKAVMSLSMFLGGRLGLFEELPKTAGLVELKSPILFDHQVAALDGIDFLKDRVVRLSVLFDASAGPEGLEPAVKALTAAAEKAYKEKRAKIIILSDKGVSADQAAIPMLLAVGAVHQRLIRIGGRVRCDLVAETGEAREVHQIACLLGMGVNAVNPYLAFDIVSQFATAGEAGEGTTPAQARLNYETAICAGLRKIMAKMGISTLFSYRGAQMFEALGVSHKLIEECFFGVPSPIGGIDYLQVAEATLVRHANAFPQLDAADPDNVGEDTALALKPEGYYRVNKRGEGEYHAWSPKLIASMNKFNRKGDFEAFQPWKEQADDHQPVALKDLLKIRFPEEGIELDEVEGIEDIRKRFTTAGMSMGALSPEAHEALAIAMNRIGGKSNSGEGGEDPERYSVRENGDNASSAIKQVASGRFGVTAEYLANAKEIEIKMAQGAKPGEGGQLPGHKVSKMIATLRFSIPGVTLISPPPHHDIYSIEDLAQLIFDLKEVNPRAKVCVKLVSSSGVGTVAAGVAKAYADVVLVSGHDGGTGASPLASIKNAGSAWEIGVAEAHQVLMMNGLRGRVTLRTDGGMKTGRDIVIAALLGAEEFNFGTAALIAAGCAMFRVCHLNTCPVGVATQREDLRAKFRGKPENVINFFNAVAEDVRLYLAKLGAKSINDIIGRVELLEQIDDPVNPKTKLINLGGLLHNPDPSGEAERYHTRARNERFGGEGSLDEAILQEARDVILGKSARLVARYKVTNVNRDIGTHLSGQIAYQKGNAGLPPGTIDLTFTGSAGQSFGTFLVNGLRITLNGEANDYVGKGMNGGEIIIRPRETSSFAWHEQSIAGNTCLYGATGGHLFAAGRAGERFGVRNSGATAVVEGVGDHGCEYMTGGLIVVLGPTGKNFGAGMSGGLGFIYDEAGDFDQKINPAMIEAERLSDEEEIASLAQLVSVHATLTGSPHAQALLKDWDNTVKKFWKAVPFPPNAETPKTLYRFDEAKAPALV